A genome region from Luteitalea sp. includes the following:
- a CDS encoding aminotransferase class I/II-fold pyridoxal phosphate-dependent enzyme, whose product MNVNDALAIHGGTPAVQTPAPRWPEFDDRERRALVAVLESETWGGYHSSVAELESRMAAMHGGRFGIAVANGTVSLEIALAATGVGPGDEVIVPPISFVASATSIVRAGAVPVFADVDPETTNLDVERASEAITERTRAIVLVHFAGCPADLDAFGALCRERQLVLIEDCAHAPGAAWRGRPVGSVGAFGSFSFQASKNLTAGEGGMLITSDANLAERARSLMNQGRRAGGAWYEHVRLGTNARLTGFQAALLLAQLARLPEQSRRRVTAAARLRDALREIGGVVPTPTSLDPGIDAHAYHIFSMRLDTAAFEGATRADVIAALAAEGVPVTAGYPHPLYRNPLFDAHRHRVEPCPHAEAYCRDSIWLPHHALLAAPSWMDEVIRALRKVRMGAFTVRPR is encoded by the coding sequence ATGAACGTGAATGATGCACTCGCAATACACGGCGGCACGCCGGCCGTTCAGACGCCCGCCCCCCGCTGGCCGGAATTCGACGATCGCGAACGGCGCGCACTGGTCGCCGTGCTCGAGAGCGAGACGTGGGGCGGCTACCACTCATCCGTGGCCGAGTTGGAGAGCCGGATGGCGGCGATGCACGGCGGCCGGTTCGGGATTGCGGTCGCCAACGGCACGGTCTCGCTCGAGATTGCGCTGGCTGCGACTGGCGTCGGCCCCGGCGATGAGGTGATCGTCCCGCCAATCAGCTTTGTCGCGTCGGCGACGTCGATTGTGCGCGCCGGAGCGGTGCCTGTGTTTGCGGACGTCGATCCCGAGACGACCAACCTGGACGTTGAACGTGCATCCGAAGCGATTACCGAACGCACGCGTGCGATCGTGCTCGTGCACTTTGCCGGGTGCCCGGCGGATCTCGACGCGTTCGGCGCGCTCTGCCGAGAGCGGCAACTGGTGCTCATCGAGGACTGCGCGCACGCGCCTGGTGCCGCGTGGCGAGGCCGGCCGGTGGGCAGCGTCGGGGCGTTCGGGTCGTTCAGTTTTCAGGCCAGCAAGAACCTGACGGCCGGCGAGGGAGGCATGCTCATCACGAGCGACGCCAACCTGGCAGAACGTGCGCGATCGCTGATGAACCAGGGGCGCCGCGCCGGGGGAGCATGGTACGAGCACGTACGTCTTGGCACCAACGCGCGACTGACGGGATTCCAGGCCGCGCTCCTGCTGGCGCAGCTCGCGCGGCTTCCGGAGCAGAGTCGCCGACGGGTCACCGCCGCGGCCCGGCTGCGCGACGCGCTGCGTGAGATCGGCGGTGTGGTGCCCACGCCGACCTCGCTCGATCCGGGCATCGACGCCCATGCGTACCACATCTTCTCTATGCGGCTGGACACCGCGGCATTCGAGGGCGCGACCCGGGCAGACGTCATTGCTGCGCTGGCGGCGGAAGGCGTGCCCGTGACTGCCGGATATCCTCATCCGCTGTATCGCAATCCGTTGTTCGACGCGCATCGGCATCGCGTGGAGCCCTGTCCACACGCCGAAGCCTACTGCCGCGACAGCATCTGGCTACCGCACCACGCCTTGCTCGCGGCGCCCTCGTGGATGGACGAGGTGATTCGCGCGCTCCGGAAGGTGCGCATGGGTGCGTTCACAGTGCGGCCGCGCTGA